One Amycolatopsis sp. NBC_00355 genomic window carries:
- a CDS encoding SDR family NAD(P)-dependent oxidoreductase, with protein MRVSKDDREPAVPVVAVSPLAWPSARGVAAAARGGGLGVLDLTGPAGVAAEELALLAEWGLPAFGIRLARLPAGTDLPEAASTVLLTEDSPCTARDFPGRRVLAEVTSRASAARAVDGGAHGLIARGHECGGRTGELSTFVLLQALLADVPVPVWAAGGIGPHTAAAALAGGAAGVVVDTQLALLPEAELPSALTTAVTGLDGSETVVVDGVRVLSRRGTGVTPIQAGQDVFLATRFRDRWGTVTAAVRGLRDAIGDALRSDVPVLGPGTAGSRAFGTTLPLAQGPMTRVSDQAAFAAEVAAGGALPFIALALSGPEQTREVLERTREAVGGAPWGVGVLGFAADDVKAAQLEVIRELRPSHAIIAGGRPAQAAALEDAGIATFLHVPSPGLLKQFLEAGARKFVFEGSECGGHVGPRTSFPLWEAQLGVLGDFLAITPDAASDLQILFAGGIHDARSAAMVAALAAPVAARGAAIGVLMGTAYLFTHEAVDAGAVLPLFQRQLLAARHTDLLETAPGHATRCVRSPFTEEYAALKADLAEQGVPSRDAWERLETLNVGRLRLASKGVERVGADLREVGEDRQLAEGMFMAGEVAVLRSAVTTIAELHTAVGEGANAFLRERAAGFGVTTPEPPAPEPLDVAIVGMACMFPQAPDLASFWANVLAGADAVTEVPPQRWDTSLYYDPDGQGEKTPSRWGGFLPEIGFDPLRYGIPPSSLASIEPVQLLALEAAYRALADAGYGERAFDRTRTSVVFGAEAGSDLSNAMSLRTVLPSYVGELPPGLDERLPKITEDSFPGVLANVIAGRIANRLDLGGANYTVDAACASSLTAVDVACKELTAGTSDLVLCGGADLHNGINDYLLFASAHALSPTGRSATFDSAADGIALGEGVACVALKRLSDAERDGDRVYAVIKGVGAASDGRALGLTAPRPEGQHTALTRAYRNAGVSPAQVGLVEAHGTGTVVGDRTELGTLTKVFTEAGAAPGGCTIGSVKSQIGHTKCAAGLAGLIKTAMALHTGVKPPTLHVTAPNPAWDAATSPFVFQSAPQPWSAPAAERIAGVSAFGFGGTNFHVVLGAHDGVPPAQVGDEWPAELFTFATDAAARDLLALVEDVPAGKQPWRLRDLALSASRRSEASGRVRLAVVASDVDELAGLLRQALSGADAPGVYRVGDFEPGEVAVLFPGQGSQRPGMFAELFVTFPELQRYLRLDPATAATVFGPAVFGEPERQAFADRVTDTRVAQPALGLAGLAAFRLLARAGVRPAMTGGHSYGELIALSAAGALTPEALLHASHARAEAILDAIPASDPGAMAAVSASAADVGKVIAELGTVVLANHNSPTQTVISGPTADIETAVGLLRAAGLGAKRITVACAFHSPLVAAAGETFGRALGAIGVVRPAIPVYSNRTAAPYPDDVRGELAAQIGSPVRFVEQIEAMYAAGARVFVEAGPGGVLAKQITAIFGDRPHRTIGFEQRGRRGVPGFLSALAQLAVSGVPVETGWLFRGRDAVDAASVPRPKRPGWTVDGHLLRTADGVIPAGALRPAERLPEVLAPVSPVAAGTSDAMVADFLRTSREMIAAQRDVLLGYFGTDAPAAVAQVVEVLPVAVPVTPVPVPVRSVLDTVIEVIGERTGYPVDMIEPDLDLEADLSVDSIKRAEIAGELASRLGLDAGEDVETFAKARTAASIAELIGPGAPSPVAVPVRSVLDTVIEVIGERTGYPVDMIEPDLDLEADLSVDSIKRAEIAGELASRLGLDAGEDIETFAKARTAASIAELIGAGAPQPVAPVAVPVRSVLDTVVDVIADRTGYPADMIEPDLDLEADLSIDSIKRAEIAGELATRLGLDPDGDVEELAKARTAAAIAGLVGGAPDQRRPAIVEPPRTGPEPVPVSAATAPQPVIVAPKRLVMAEFALAPATAPDVTGRKFLVLGTGALAEAVRTRLTALGATTEIADAVRPGFDGVIDLPDAGPVLPAAFPRYRDALAANPAWLLTAGPGEGLRGFYRSVSREYPHMIARVVEQPQDTNVADQAEKIVAELSPVDREPVVLRDGENRRGLRLAEESLGLLGSSGAGPAGDGTAEATAAGLDRDSVVLLVGGAKGITARFAATLAAASRCRLELVGRTPVPATEDEYPQAKDAKELRAALIATGLKSPAEIERAARRVLGEREVRDTLKRLEALGSPVRYQSVDMLDAEAVHRAVKEIHAEHGRLDGIVYAAGVIEDKLVAEKTPESFTRVYGTKVDGAKTLLEATADLPDEPKFVVLFGSIAAALGNRGQSDYAAANDALETLGRRWPAGRAVTVHWGPWAPTGTNDGMVTPALMREYARRGIELIDPEEGTLGLLRELAWGRPETSAVVHTASGW; from the coding sequence ATGCGTGTCTCGAAAGACGACCGCGAACCGGCCGTGCCGGTCGTCGCCGTCTCGCCGCTCGCGTGGCCTTCCGCGCGCGGGGTCGCGGCCGCCGCGCGCGGTGGCGGACTCGGCGTGCTCGACCTCACCGGCCCGGCCGGCGTCGCCGCGGAAGAGCTCGCCTTGCTGGCGGAATGGGGGCTCCCGGCGTTCGGGATCCGGCTCGCGCGCCTGCCCGCGGGCACGGACCTGCCCGAGGCCGCAAGCACCGTCCTGCTGACCGAAGACTCGCCGTGCACTGCGCGCGACTTCCCGGGACGACGGGTGCTGGCCGAGGTCACGAGCCGCGCGTCGGCCGCGCGGGCGGTCGACGGTGGCGCCCACGGCTTGATCGCCCGCGGTCACGAGTGCGGCGGCCGGACGGGTGAGCTGAGCACTTTCGTGTTACTCCAGGCTTTGCTGGCCGACGTGCCCGTCCCGGTGTGGGCGGCGGGTGGGATCGGCCCGCACACCGCGGCCGCCGCCCTCGCGGGTGGCGCGGCCGGCGTCGTCGTCGACACCCAGCTCGCGCTGCTGCCTGAGGCGGAACTGCCGTCGGCCCTGACCACCGCCGTCACCGGCCTCGACGGCTCCGAAACCGTGGTCGTCGACGGCGTCCGCGTGCTGTCCCGCCGCGGGACAGGCGTGACACCGATCCAGGCCGGGCAGGACGTCTTCCTCGCCACCCGGTTCCGCGACCGCTGGGGCACGGTGACCGCGGCCGTCCGCGGCCTCCGCGACGCCATCGGCGACGCGCTGCGCTCGGACGTCCCGGTGCTCGGCCCGGGTACCGCGGGCAGCCGCGCGTTCGGCACCACCCTGCCCCTCGCGCAGGGCCCGATGACCCGCGTGAGCGACCAGGCCGCGTTCGCCGCCGAGGTCGCCGCGGGCGGGGCGCTGCCGTTCATCGCGCTCGCGCTGTCCGGCCCGGAGCAGACCCGCGAAGTCCTGGAGCGTACGCGCGAGGCGGTCGGCGGCGCGCCCTGGGGCGTCGGCGTGCTCGGCTTCGCCGCCGACGACGTCAAGGCCGCGCAACTCGAGGTGATCCGCGAACTGCGGCCCAGCCACGCGATCATCGCCGGCGGCCGCCCGGCCCAGGCCGCGGCGCTGGAAGACGCCGGCATCGCCACCTTCCTGCACGTGCCCTCGCCCGGCCTGCTGAAGCAGTTCCTCGAAGCCGGCGCGCGCAAGTTCGTCTTCGAAGGCTCGGAATGCGGCGGTCACGTCGGCCCGCGCACCAGCTTCCCGCTCTGGGAGGCCCAGCTCGGCGTCCTCGGCGACTTCCTGGCCATCACCCCGGACGCCGCCAGTGACCTGCAGATCCTGTTCGCGGGCGGGATCCACGACGCACGCTCGGCCGCGATGGTCGCCGCCCTCGCCGCGCCGGTCGCCGCCCGCGGCGCCGCCATCGGCGTGCTGATGGGCACCGCCTACCTCTTCACCCACGAAGCCGTCGACGCCGGCGCCGTGCTCCCGCTGTTCCAGCGGCAGCTCCTGGCGGCCCGGCACACCGACCTGCTCGAAACCGCGCCCGGCCACGCCACCCGCTGCGTCCGCAGCCCGTTCACCGAGGAGTACGCGGCGCTCAAGGCCGACCTCGCCGAGCAGGGGGTGCCGAGCCGCGACGCGTGGGAGCGGCTGGAGACGCTCAACGTCGGCCGCCTCCGCCTGGCTAGCAAGGGCGTCGAGCGCGTCGGCGCCGACCTGCGCGAGGTCGGCGAAGACCGGCAGCTGGCCGAAGGCATGTTCATGGCGGGCGAGGTCGCCGTGCTGCGCTCGGCCGTCACCACGATCGCCGAGCTGCACACCGCGGTCGGGGAGGGGGCGAACGCCTTCCTGCGCGAGCGGGCCGCCGGCTTCGGCGTCACCACGCCGGAGCCGCCCGCCCCCGAACCCCTCGACGTCGCGATCGTCGGGATGGCCTGCATGTTCCCGCAGGCCCCGGACCTGGCGTCGTTCTGGGCGAACGTCCTGGCCGGCGCGGACGCCGTCACCGAAGTCCCGCCGCAACGCTGGGACACCTCCCTCTACTACGACCCCGACGGCCAGGGCGAGAAGACGCCGTCACGCTGGGGCGGGTTCCTGCCCGAGATCGGGTTCGACCCGCTGCGCTACGGCATCCCGCCGTCGTCGCTGGCCAGCATCGAACCGGTGCAGCTGCTGGCGCTCGAAGCCGCGTACCGCGCGCTCGCCGACGCGGGTTACGGCGAGCGTGCCTTCGACCGGACGCGGACGTCGGTCGTGTTCGGCGCCGAGGCGGGCAGCGACCTGTCCAACGCGATGAGCCTGCGGACCGTCTTGCCGTCCTACGTGGGCGAACTGCCGCCCGGGCTCGACGAGCGGCTGCCGAAGATCACCGAAGACTCGTTCCCGGGTGTTCTGGCCAACGTCATCGCCGGCCGGATCGCCAACCGGCTCGACCTCGGCGGCGCGAACTACACCGTCGACGCGGCCTGCGCGTCGTCGCTCACCGCCGTCGACGTCGCCTGCAAGGAGCTGACCGCCGGCACCAGCGACCTCGTCCTGTGCGGCGGCGCGGACCTGCACAACGGCATCAACGACTACCTGCTCTTCGCCTCGGCGCACGCCCTTTCCCCGACCGGGCGCTCGGCGACGTTCGACAGCGCGGCCGACGGCATCGCGCTCGGCGAAGGCGTCGCGTGCGTCGCGCTGAAGCGCCTCTCCGACGCCGAACGCGACGGCGACCGGGTGTACGCCGTGATCAAGGGCGTCGGCGCGGCGTCCGACGGGCGCGCGCTCGGGCTGACCGCACCCCGGCCGGAAGGCCAGCACACCGCGCTGACCCGCGCCTACCGCAACGCCGGCGTCTCGCCCGCGCAGGTCGGGCTGGTCGAGGCGCACGGCACCGGGACCGTCGTCGGCGACCGGACCGAGCTCGGCACGCTGACCAAGGTGTTCACCGAAGCCGGGGCCGCGCCGGGCGGCTGCACGATCGGTTCGGTGAAGTCCCAGATCGGCCACACCAAGTGCGCCGCGGGCCTCGCCGGGCTGATCAAGACGGCGATGGCGCTGCACACCGGCGTCAAACCGCCGACCCTGCACGTGACCGCGCCGAACCCGGCGTGGGACGCCGCGACCAGCCCGTTCGTGTTCCAGTCGGCGCCGCAGCCGTGGAGCGCGCCGGCCGCCGAGCGGATCGCCGGGGTCAGCGCGTTCGGTTTCGGGGGCACCAACTTCCACGTCGTGCTGGGTGCGCACGACGGCGTCCCGCCCGCCCAGGTCGGCGACGAGTGGCCGGCGGAGCTGTTCACCTTCGCCACCGACGCGGCCGCGCGGGATCTCCTGGCGCTGGTCGAGGACGTCCCGGCGGGCAAGCAGCCGTGGCGTCTGCGGGACCTCGCGCTGAGCGCGTCCCGCCGCTCGGAGGCCTCGGGCCGGGTCCGGCTGGCCGTCGTCGCGTCCGATGTGGACGAACTGGCCGGGTTGCTGCGTCAGGCCTTGTCCGGCGCCGACGCGCCGGGTGTGTACCGCGTCGGGGACTTCGAGCCGGGTGAGGTCGCGGTGCTGTTCCCCGGCCAGGGCAGCCAGCGGCCGGGGATGTTCGCCGAGCTGTTCGTCACGTTCCCCGAGCTGCAGCGCTACCTGCGGCTCGACCCGGCCACCGCCGCGACGGTGTTCGGCCCCGCCGTGTTCGGCGAACCGGAGCGGCAGGCCTTCGCCGACCGCGTCACCGACACCCGCGTCGCCCAGCCCGCGCTCGGCCTCGCCGGGCTGGCCGCGTTCCGGCTGCTGGCCCGCGCCGGCGTCCGGCCCGCGATGACCGGCGGCCACAGCTACGGCGAGCTGATCGCCCTCTCCGCGGCCGGGGCCCTCACCCCGGAAGCGCTGCTGCACGCCAGCCATGCCCGGGCCGAGGCGATCCTCGACGCGATCCCGGCGTCGGACCCGGGCGCGATGGCCGCGGTCTCGGCGTCCGCCGCCGACGTCGGCAAGGTGATCGCCGAACTGGGCACAGTCGTTCTGGCGAACCACAACTCGCCGACGCAGACCGTGATCTCCGGCCCGACCGCCGACATCGAGACGGCCGTCGGGCTGCTGCGGGCCGCCGGGCTCGGCGCGAAGCGGATCACGGTCGCGTGCGCGTTCCACAGCCCGCTGGTCGCGGCCGCGGGGGAGACGTTCGGCCGGGCCCTCGGAGCGATCGGCGTCGTCCGGCCGGCCATCCCGGTCTACAGCAACCGCACCGCGGCGCCCTACCCGGACGACGTCCGCGGCGAACTGGCCGCCCAGATCGGCTCGCCGGTCCGGTTCGTCGAGCAGATCGAGGCGATGTACGCGGCGGGAGCGCGGGTGTTCGTCGAGGCGGGCCCCGGCGGGGTGCTGGCGAAGCAGATCACCGCGATCTTCGGCGACCGTCCACATCGGACGATCGGGTTCGAGCAGCGAGGCCGCCGCGGCGTGCCGGGCTTCCTCAGCGCACTCGCCCAGCTGGCGGTGTCCGGCGTGCCGGTCGAGACGGGCTGGCTCTTCCGCGGCCGCGACGCGGTCGACGCGGCTTCGGTGCCGCGGCCGAAGCGTCCCGGGTGGACGGTGGACGGTCACCTCCTGCGCACCGCGGACGGCGTGATCCCGGCGGGTGCGCTGCGCCCGGCGGAACGGCTTCCCGAGGTCCTGGCGCCGGTTTCCCCGGTGGCGGCGGGCACCTCGGACGCGATGGTGGCGGACTTCCTGCGCACGAGCCGCGAGATGATCGCCGCCCAGCGCGACGTCCTGCTGGGCTACTTCGGCACGGACGCTCCGGCGGCGGTCGCCCAGGTCGTCGAAGTGCTCCCGGTCGCCGTCCCGGTGACTCCCGTTCCGGTGCCGGTCCGGTCCGTTTTGGACACGGTGATCGAGGTGATCGGGGAGCGGACGGGGTATCCGGTGGACATGATCGAGCCGGATCTCGATCTGGAAGCCGACTTGAGTGTGGATTCGATCAAGCGCGCGGAGATCGCGGGCGAGTTGGCGTCGCGGTTGGGTCTGGACGCCGGTGAGGACGTCGAGACGTTCGCGAAGGCCCGGACGGCAGCGTCGATCGCGGAGCTGATCGGACCGGGTGCGCCGTCGCCGGTCGCGGTGCCGGTCCGGTCCGTTTTGGACACGGTGATCGAGGTGATCGGGGAGCGGACGGGGTATCCGGTGGACATGATCGAGCCGGATCTCGATCTGGAAGCCGACTTGAGTGTGGATTCGATCAAACGGGCCGAGATCGCGGGCGAGTTGGCGTCGCGGTTGGGTCTGGACGCCGGTGAGGACATCGAGACGTTCGCGAAGGCCCGGACGGCAGCGTCGATCGCGGAGCTGATCGGGGCCGGGGCTCCGCAGCCCGTCGCGCCGGTCGCGGTGCCCGTGCGGTCCGTTCTGGACACCGTCGTCGACGTGATCGCCGACCGGACCGGATACCCCGCGGACATGATCGAGCCCGACCTCGATCTCGAAGCCGACCTGAGCATCGACTCGATCAAGCGCGCCGAGATCGCCGGTGAGCTGGCCACGCGGCTGGGGCTCGACCCGGACGGGGACGTCGAGGAACTCGCCAAGGCCCGCACCGCCGCCGCGATCGCCGGGCTCGTGGGCGGGGCACCCGACCAGCGGAGACCCGCCATCGTCGAGCCACCGCGAACCGGACCCGAACCGGTCCCGGTCAGTGCCGCAACCGCACCGCAGCCGGTCATCGTCGCGCCGAAACGCCTGGTCATGGCCGAGTTCGCCCTCGCGCCCGCCACCGCCCCCGACGTCACCGGCCGGAAATTCCTGGTCCTCGGTACCGGCGCGCTGGCCGAAGCCGTCCGGACCCGGCTGACCGCGTTGGGCGCGACAACCGAGATCGCCGACGCCGTCCGCCCGGGTTTCGACGGCGTGATCGACCTCCCCGACGCCGGGCCGGTGCTGCCCGCTGCGTTCCCGCGCTACCGCGACGCCCTCGCCGCGAACCCCGCCTGGCTGCTCACCGCCGGTCCCGGCGAAGGCCTGCGCGGCTTCTACCGCAGCGTTTCCCGCGAATACCCGCACATGATCGCCCGGGTCGTCGAGCAACCACAGGACACGAACGTCGCCGACCAGGCCGAAAAGATCGTTGCCGAGCTGTCCCCTGTGGACCGCGAGCCCGTCGTGCTCCGCGACGGCGAAAACCGCCGCGGGCTCCGGCTGGCCGAGGAGAGCCTCGGCCTGCTCGGCAGCAGCGGCGCCGGGCCGGCGGGCGACGGCACCGCCGAAGCGACCGCGGCCGGGCTGGATCGCGACTCGGTCGTCCTGCTCGTCGGCGGGGCCAAGGGCATCACCGCCCGGTTCGCCGCGACGCTCGCCGCCGCGTCCCGCTGCCGCCTCGAACTGGTCGGCCGGACACCCGTACCGGCCACCGAGGACGAGTACCCACAGGCCAAGGACGCCAAGGAGCTGCGCGCCGCCCTGATCGCGACCGGTCTCAAGAGCCCGGCCGAGATCGAACGCGCGGCGCGCCGCGTCCTCGGCGAACGCGAAGTCCGCGACACCCTGAAACGGCTCGAAGCGCTCGGCAGCCCGGTGCGCTACCAGTCCGTCGACATGCTCGACGCCGAGGCCGTGCACCGCGCGGTCAAGGAGATCCACGCCGAGCACGGCCGCCTCGACGGCATCGTCTACGCGGCCGGCGTCATCGAGGACAAACTCGTCGCCGAGAAGACGCCGGAGTCGTTCACCCGCGTCTACGGGACCAAAGTGGACGGTGCCAAGACCCTGCTGGAGGCGACGGCGGACCTGCCCGACGAGCCGAAGTTCGTCGTGCTGTTCGGCAGTATCGCGGCCGCGCTCGGCAACCGCGGCCAGTCCGACTACGCCGCCGCCAACGACGCCCTCGAAACCCTCGGCCGCCGCTGGCCCGCCGGCCGCGCGGTGACCGTCCACTGGGGACCGTGGGCGCCGACCGGCACCAACGACGGCATGGTCACGCCGGCGTTGATGCGCGAGTACGCCCGCCGCGGCATCGAACTGATCGACCCGGAGGAAGGCACCCTCGGCCTGCTGCGCGAGCTGGCGTGGGGCCGCCCGGAGACGTCCGCCGTCGTCCACACCGCCTCGGGCTGGTGA